Proteins from a single region of Desulfatiglans anilini DSM 4660:
- a CDS encoding pentapeptide repeat-containing protein produces MDQETPMNLDELIARMRSYPGLKKTAPVRPTRADLERLVQLGELVCHADCSGMDLEGADLNGGIFERVSFQGARLERARLREAVLVDCDLSGAAMGGADLHQAVLEKGRLMRTDLRGADLTDAHVLHCDLGDADLSGADLRVVKVIESDLSGATLARARLHRAALYETPLRDADLSGAELEQTVFFGTDLQGVRLAGARFLRAFLKDAVLTGMDLSGMDLAMTQFIGADLKGANLAGADLTQASFMEADLSGAVLDRIQGRYAIFMKAQMAKASLRGAFLLQASFEEADLTLADLSGVQAAGGIFVKACCRAARFTGADLTYGDFSHADLSGADLSRAGLYRTNLHRVAENYTLWNGADRAAALPTDADRAAAEDWQPTPGDPKNPMRKGP; encoded by the coding sequence ATGGATCAAGAAACGCCCATGAATCTGGACGAACTGATCGCACGCATGCGCTCCTATCCGGGGCTCAAGAAGACCGCGCCGGTCCGGCCGACCCGCGCCGATCTGGAGCGGCTCGTGCAGTTGGGCGAACTCGTCTGCCACGCCGACTGCAGCGGAATGGACCTCGAAGGGGCGGATCTCAACGGGGGGATCTTCGAGCGCGTCTCGTTTCAAGGCGCCCGCCTCGAACGGGCCCGTCTGAGAGAAGCGGTCCTGGTCGACTGTGACCTTTCCGGTGCCGCCATGGGCGGGGCCGATCTGCACCAGGCCGTCCTCGAAAAGGGGCGGCTGATGCGGACCGACCTCCGGGGGGCGGATCTGACCGACGCCCATGTCCTGCACTGCGATCTCGGCGATGCCGATCTGAGCGGCGCGGACCTGCGGGTCGTGAAGGTTATCGAATCGGACCTTTCGGGAGCCACCCTGGCAAGGGCACGGCTCCATCGGGCCGCCCTCTACGAAACCCCCCTGCGCGATGCCGATCTGAGCGGCGCGGAACTGGAGCAGACGGTCTTTTTCGGAACCGACCTGCAGGGTGTCAGGCTTGCAGGCGCGCGTTTCCTGCGGGCCTTTTTGAAGGATGCCGTATTGACCGGCATGGACCTGAGCGGTATGGACCTGGCGATGACGCAGTTCATCGGCGCCGACCTCAAGGGCGCCAATCTGGCCGGGGCCGATCTGACCCAGGCAAGCTTCATGGAGGCCGATCTTTCGGGCGCCGTCCTCGACCGGATCCAGGGGCGCTACGCGATCTTCATGAAGGCGCAGATGGCAAAAGCCTCCCTGCGCGGCGCGTTTTTGCTTCAGGCCTCCTTCGAAGAGGCCGACCTGACGCTCGCCGACCTGTCGGGGGTCCAAGCGGCAGGCGGCATTTTCGTCAAGGCCTGCTGCCGGGCTGCGCGCTTCACGGGGGCGGATCTGACCTATGGTGATTTCAGCCATGCGGACCTGTCCGGGGCGGACCTGTCCCGGGCCGGCCTTTACCGCACGAACCTGCACCGGGTTGCGGAGAATTACACGCTGTGGAACGGTGCCGACCGCGCCGCCGCGCTCCCGACGGACGCGGACCGGGCCGCGGCGGAAGACTGGCAGCCCACCCCCGGCGACCCCAAAAACCCGATGCGCAAGGGCCCCTGA
- a CDS encoding type VI secretion system Vgr family protein — protein MTDRDHRRFLFRSEALAEDAFEVVQFRGVEAVSRPYEFDITLVSDDPEIDLRTVLRSPAALTILRPEEEEARVIHGVPARFEQLEQEDVHVFYRAVLVPRLWQAGLYRENQLFLDKTVPDVLEEILRQAALTGDDYELRLTRSYPQWEYICQYGETDLDFISRWMEREGIYYYFEQTDAFEKLIFTDSSSSHAAIPGGAVDYRPPSSLTARDQEVVRALICRQRMLPRRVILRDYNYRRPDLELRAEAEVDAEGRGDVYLYGEHFKTPEEGNELARIRAEEILCREQIFTGESLLAALAPGFLFELAGHYRDSCNRRFLLTELEHEGNQAGALFGEGHPRAEEPSLVTYVNRFSALPADVQYRPERTTPKPRFFGTMSARVDAAGDGQYAEIDDEGRYKVRLAFDQSDRRDGRASRWVRMAQPYAGADYGMHFPLHRDTEVLLTFVGGDPDRPIIAGSVPNPETASPVTSENQTQCMIRTGGGNQIHTEDTDGKQLIKLQTPTARSSIRIGAPNPGDGPTGVMIFTEGSEHVIVQGHRELTVDQTDTVRVTGERTKRVGQNENITITGGLNMNVGQGVMTTIEAGGETHDVTGGRHVFLEGEEVRTVSSGRHVTVEGGGETYTVNGGREVTVSGGDTHRITGGDTSTITGVKSLTVNGTDNYTVNGPRTITVNGPEARNIALLDNIVQGFEKSIKLAAAIEIFMGFKNETKLSLGLEQKAIAISHAAVNLGKDGIKSDNGKIVLGERVLLDNRIARIFA, from the coding sequence CTGATCGGGATCACCGCCGCTTTCTGTTTCGATCGGAGGCCCTGGCGGAAGACGCCTTCGAGGTCGTACAGTTCAGGGGGGTGGAGGCCGTGTCACGGCCATACGAGTTCGATATCACCCTGGTCTCGGACGACCCCGAAATCGATCTGCGAACCGTATTGCGCAGCCCGGCTGCACTGACGATTCTCCGCCCCGAAGAGGAGGAGGCCCGGGTGATCCACGGCGTCCCGGCCCGCTTCGAGCAGTTGGAGCAGGAGGACGTGCACGTCTTCTACCGCGCCGTCCTGGTGCCGAGGCTCTGGCAGGCGGGTCTGTACCGTGAGAACCAGCTCTTCCTGGACAAAACGGTCCCGGACGTCCTCGAGGAGATCCTGCGGCAGGCAGCCCTGACCGGCGACGATTACGAACTGCGCCTGACCCGCAGCTACCCCCAATGGGAGTACATCTGCCAGTACGGCGAAACGGACCTCGACTTCATCAGCCGATGGATGGAACGTGAAGGGATCTACTATTATTTCGAACAGACGGACGCCTTCGAAAAACTCATCTTTACGGACAGCTCTTCCAGCCATGCAGCCATCCCCGGCGGGGCGGTGGACTACCGGCCGCCCTCGAGCCTGACCGCGCGCGACCAGGAGGTGGTCCGTGCGCTGATCTGCCGGCAGCGGATGCTGCCGCGCCGGGTCATCCTCCGCGACTACAACTACCGCCGCCCGGACCTCGAACTGCGCGCCGAGGCGGAGGTCGACGCCGAAGGTCGCGGGGACGTGTATCTCTATGGTGAACATTTCAAAACCCCCGAGGAGGGGAACGAACTGGCGCGCATCCGGGCTGAGGAAATCCTCTGCCGGGAACAGATCTTCACAGGGGAAAGCCTCCTTGCAGCCCTCGCGCCCGGCTTCCTCTTCGAGCTCGCCGGCCACTACCGCGACAGCTGCAACCGGCGGTTCCTGCTGACCGAACTCGAGCACGAGGGGAACCAGGCCGGCGCCCTTTTCGGCGAGGGCCACCCCAGGGCAGAGGAGCCATCGCTCGTCACCTACGTGAACCGATTCAGCGCCCTTCCGGCCGACGTGCAGTACCGCCCGGAGCGCACCACCCCGAAGCCGCGTTTTTTCGGCACCATGAGCGCCCGGGTCGATGCCGCGGGCGACGGACAATACGCGGAGATCGACGACGAAGGGCGCTACAAGGTGCGCCTCGCCTTCGACCAGAGCGACCGAAGAGACGGCCGTGCCTCGCGTTGGGTGCGGATGGCCCAGCCCTACGCCGGGGCCGACTACGGGATGCATTTTCCGCTACACCGCGACACGGAGGTGCTCCTCACCTTCGTCGGGGGGGACCCCGACCGGCCCATCATCGCCGGTTCGGTGCCCAACCCGGAGACGGCGAGCCCCGTTACCTCGGAGAACCAGACCCAGTGCATGATCCGCACCGGCGGCGGCAATCAGATCCACACCGAAGATACCGACGGCAAACAGCTGATCAAGCTGCAGACCCCCACGGCGCGCAGTTCCATCCGCATCGGCGCCCCGAATCCGGGAGATGGCCCGACCGGCGTGATGATCTTCACCGAAGGATCGGAGCACGTCATCGTGCAGGGGCACCGGGAACTCACCGTGGATCAGACGGACACCGTCAGGGTCACCGGAGAGCGGACCAAGCGGGTGGGCCAGAATGAAAACATCACCATCACGGGCGGCCTCAACATGAATGTGGGCCAAGGGGTGATGACCACCATCGAGGCAGGGGGCGAAACGCACGACGTCACGGGGGGCCGACATGTCTTCCTCGAAGGCGAAGAGGTGCGTACAGTCTCGAGCGGACGGCACGTGACCGTCGAGGGCGGCGGCGAGACCTACACCGTCAACGGCGGGCGGGAAGTCACCGTTTCGGGCGGGGATACGCACCGCATCACGGGCGGCGATACGAGCACCATCACCGGGGTGAAAAGCCTCACGGTGAACGGCACGGACAACTACACGGTCAACGGACCGCGCACGATCACGGTCAACGGACCCGAGGCGCGCAACATCGCCCTGCTGGACAACATCGTTCAGGGCTTCGAAAAATCGATCAAGCTGGCGGCCGCGATCGAGATCTTCATGGGATTCAAGAACGAGACGAAGCTCTCGCTCGGCCTCGAGCAGAAGGCGATCGCCATCAGCCATGCCGCCGTAAACCTGGGCAAGGACGGCATCAAGTCCGACAACGGCAAGATCGTCCTCGGCGAGCGGGTCCTGCTCGACAACCGCATCGCCAGGATATTCGCGTGA
- a CDS encoding DUF2169 family type VI secretion system accessory protein, translating into MKVIKPLKLGLLYRTFEAGERCYLSTGLLTFFSFAASEPVIETEIDLWKYAAKALGPEAVIDLGMPKARGEVLITGRYFAPDGAPTPAGRVACGLGAIRKTLYIFGDRFWRRGRSGAWVITDPLPMARMDIMYPNAFGGEGYAPNPIGKGAAPVASGQGDPAWPLPNIEDPRRLIGSQADRPPPAGFGPLDLTWAERFSKAGTYDQEWLQTRFPGFAADMDWTIFNAAPADQQIEGWFSGDEPFEIDHMHPDRPHQQGRLPGIRPRCFMNRMAGPDPLFEEIPAHLETVWLFPEEEKGLMIHRGVAEVADPDADDVLHLLIAFESMADAPRPDEHYRRALANRLDPEKGAYYSLRETDLMPDGERSGLALLMEESEEGQLQASDNILAGRLQEKAKKEAAEAQARAAALGLDPAAGEPDAMPSEELSFDPTDIDAVIDHLDAILAEAERREAESLSKTRTLLQELGFEGEAALKEAAQSGGGRPAFSPEETIARLRELGLDNPELEQKLHDAKALLDQSYRRYGQYFPPADRPAAGDAAGLRALVTAGFERGDSLAGMDLTGADLSGLQLAGIDLKNAFLEGVDLSGSNLQGADLSGCVLVRGRLAGTRFTSAEMEGSNLGDAEISGADFTGADLRQAVLTRARVSGSVFRKATMDDADLSETVMDGVDFSGAAMPKARFIEARLSGALFAGAVLREALFLNTTLQEVDFSEADLTAGVLVGAQCEQVSFRGADLSRLCTAGENALNGAGFEGSRLAGANLRGLDLSGARLDGADLSRADLSQCNLQGASLARAKAVEARFVKTDLTGADLSGINLREGSLQRACLFEAGLQGANLYGVDFMKARFRNTDLRGSLLRKVFLDRWIKKRP; encoded by the coding sequence ATGAAAGTGATCAAACCCCTGAAACTCGGACTGCTCTACAGGACCTTCGAGGCCGGGGAGCGCTGTTACCTCTCGACGGGGCTCCTCACCTTCTTTTCGTTCGCGGCATCCGAACCGGTGATCGAGACGGAGATCGATCTCTGGAAATACGCTGCCAAGGCGCTCGGCCCCGAGGCCGTGATCGACCTCGGAATGCCGAAGGCCAGGGGCGAGGTTCTGATCACCGGCCGCTATTTCGCCCCGGACGGCGCCCCGACCCCTGCGGGCCGGGTCGCATGCGGGCTGGGCGCGATCCGGAAAACCCTTTACATCTTCGGCGACCGCTTCTGGCGGCGCGGTCGAAGCGGGGCGTGGGTGATCACCGATCCGCTGCCGATGGCCCGGATGGACATCATGTATCCGAATGCCTTCGGCGGCGAGGGGTATGCCCCCAACCCGATCGGGAAGGGAGCCGCGCCCGTGGCATCCGGGCAAGGAGACCCCGCCTGGCCGCTGCCCAATATCGAGGACCCGCGCCGGCTGATCGGCTCCCAGGCGGACCGCCCGCCGCCGGCCGGGTTCGGGCCGCTCGATCTGACCTGGGCCGAAAGGTTCTCCAAGGCCGGAACCTACGACCAGGAGTGGCTCCAAACGCGTTTTCCGGGTTTCGCCGCCGACATGGACTGGACGATCTTCAACGCGGCGCCGGCCGATCAGCAGATCGAGGGGTGGTTCAGCGGTGATGAACCCTTCGAGATCGATCACATGCACCCCGACCGGCCCCACCAGCAGGGGCGTCTGCCCGGCATCCGCCCGCGCTGTTTCATGAACCGCATGGCGGGACCGGATCCTCTGTTCGAAGAGATCCCGGCCCATCTCGAAACGGTGTGGCTCTTCCCCGAGGAGGAAAAGGGCCTGATGATCCACCGCGGAGTCGCCGAGGTGGCCGACCCGGACGCCGACGATGTCCTGCACCTCTTGATCGCCTTCGAATCGATGGCGGACGCCCCACGCCCGGACGAACACTACCGCCGGGCCCTCGCAAACCGGCTGGACCCGGAAAAAGGCGCCTATTACAGCCTGCGCGAGACGGACCTGATGCCCGACGGGGAGCGCTCCGGTCTGGCCCTGCTGATGGAGGAGAGCGAGGAGGGGCAGCTGCAGGCGAGCGACAACATCCTGGCCGGGCGGCTGCAGGAAAAGGCCAAAAAAGAGGCCGCCGAGGCGCAGGCCCGGGCGGCCGCCCTGGGGCTCGATCCGGCGGCGGGGGAGCCGGACGCCATGCCGTCAGAGGAGCTATCGTTCGATCCGACCGACATCGACGCCGTGATCGATCACCTCGATGCAATCCTGGCGGAGGCCGAACGCCGTGAAGCCGAATCGCTCTCGAAGACTCGGACCCTCCTGCAGGAGCTCGGGTTCGAGGGTGAAGCCGCATTGAAGGAAGCCGCGCAGAGCGGCGGCGGCCGGCCGGCCTTCTCCCCGGAGGAGACGATTGCGCGTCTGCGCGAACTGGGTCTCGACAACCCGGAGCTCGAGCAGAAGCTCCATGATGCGAAGGCCCTCCTGGATCAGTCCTACCGCCGGTACGGGCAGTATTTTCCGCCTGCAGACCGGCCCGCGGCCGGCGATGCAGCCGGTCTGCGCGCCCTGGTCACGGCGGGATTCGAGCGCGGCGATTCCCTTGCCGGGATGGACCTGACCGGCGCCGATTTGAGCGGCCTCCAACTGGCCGGCATCGATTTGAAGAACGCCTTTCTCGAAGGCGTGGACCTCTCGGGTTCCAACCTTCAGGGGGCCGATCTCAGCGGCTGCGTCCTCGTGCGCGGCCGCCTGGCGGGAACCCGTTTCACCTCCGCCGAAATGGAGGGCAGCAACCTCGGCGATGCCGAGATCAGCGGGGCGGACTTCACCGGGGCCGATCTGCGTCAGGCCGTATTGACCCGGGCCCGGGTCAGCGGGAGCGTTTTCAGGAAAGCCACGATGGACGATGCCGACCTGTCCGAGACCGTGATGGACGGCGTCGACTTCAGCGGGGCCGCCATGCCCAAGGCCCGGTTCATCGAGGCCCGGTTGTCCGGGGCGCTCTTCGCCGGGGCTGTGCTGCGCGAGGCCCTTTTCTTGAACACCACCTTGCAGGAGGTGGATTTCAGCGAAGCGGATCTGACGGCCGGGGTGCTCGTCGGGGCGCAGTGCGAACAGGTCTCCTTTCGAGGCGCGGATCTCAGCCGGCTCTGCACGGCCGGTGAGAACGCCTTGAACGGAGCCGGCTTCGAGGGGAGCCGTTTGGCCGGTGCGAACCTGCGCGGCCTCGATTTGTCCGGCGCCCGCCTGGACGGCGCCGATCTCAGCCGGGCAGACCTCAGCCAATGCAACCTGCAGGGGGCGAGCCTCGCGAGGGCGAAGGCGGTCGAAGCGCGGTTCGTCAAAACGGACCTGACCGGGGCCGACCTTTCCGGCATCAACCTGCGCGAGGGGTCGCTCCAGCGGGCCTGCCTCTTCGAGGCCGGCTTGCAGGGTGCGAACCTCTATGGCGTGGATTTCATGAAGGCCCGGTTTCGCAACACGGACCTCCGGGGCTCTCTGTTGAGAAAGGTCTTCCTGGATCGATGGATCAAGAAACGCCCATGA